The DNA sequence TTATCTCCGATATAATCTCATCAACACGCTCTGCGGGCGCGGATATCGTGAACCACAGATTGTAGCCGCTATCGTTTGGCCTTAGATAGTTGTGCGACACCTCATCGTACTCGTTCACGACAGAGCTCACGATATCCGCATCTTCAGGAGATACCTTCATCGCGACGAGAACCCCGATCATACCGAGACGTCTCAGATCCAGAATCGGCCCGATCCTGCGGATGAGCCCGAGCTCCTTCAGCCTTGAGACTCTTCTTATGAGCTCATCCTCCTCGATGCCCAGGCTCTCCGCGAGCTCCATGAAGGGTCTCTCAACAAGAGGAAAAGACTCCTGGAGCGCTGCGAGGATCCTCAGATCGATCTCATCCAATGGATCCCCTCCAGGCGCATGTCGGATCCTCTCCCAGATAATCACCGGTGAGCGCGTATGCCCGAGCTCTGCAGCCGCCGCAGGTTCTTACATAACCACAGCTCCCGCATCTGCCCTTCAGCTTTCGCTCCCTGAGATCGTTCAGAAGCGGTGAGCTGCTCCATATCTCTGAGAATGAACGCTCGCGTATGCTGCCCGCGGACAGGGGGAAGTAGCCGCATGGGAAGATCTCTCCGGTTCTCGAGATGAAGACAAACCTGATTCCTGCTATGCAGCCTCCGGCGCTGCGCCCATGCGATCTCCTCCCCAGGAGCACCCTGCCGTACTGCGGCGCGCACGTGGGGCGTATCTCGATCGATCGTTCTTCTGATGCAATTCTCTCAAGAAGGGACATCTGCATCTCAGGAGAGATGCTCTCGACGTCTCTGCCCCTGCCGGTGGGGACCATGAAGAATATGTGCACAGCCGCCGCGCCCTCCCGCTCTGCGAGGTCCAAAAGAGGATCAAGCTCATTGATATTTACCGGTGTCACTGTCATGTTGATCTGGAACTCGACCCTTCCACTCAGAGCCCGCATGCCTTTGAGGGCCAGATCGAATGAGCCCTTTCCACGTGTGGCATCGTTAGTCCCGGCGCTCGCGCCATCAAGACTGATGCTCACCCTGGAGATCCCTGAGAGGAGAATCCTGTCCACGATCTCAGGTGTTATGAGCGTGCCGTTTGAGGCGAGAGAGACCCTGACCCCGGAATCGGCTGCGTATCTCGCCACCTCGAAGACATCCGGCCGGAGCAGAGGCTCGCCTCCGGAGATTATCAGCATCGCTCCGAGGGGAGCCATCTCTCTTATCAGACCTTTTATCTCACCAGTGCTGAGCTCATCTGCAGATGGCACTGGCTCTGCAGACGCCCTGCAGTAGCTGCAGTTCAGGTTGCAGGCTCCTGTCGACTCCCAGGCTACGAGCAGCATTCAGAGCAGACCCTTTTTGTGGAGAAGCTCGGCGTTCAGTATGCTCGCTCCCGCTGCACCGCGTATAGTGTTGTGGCCCATGCAGATGTACCTGATGCCGGGCCTGATCCTCCCCACAGAGACCGACATACCCCTGCCGGCGTTCCTGTCCAGCCTTGGCTGCGGCCTGTCTGGCTCATCCCTGACGATTATGGCCTTCTTTGGAGACGTCGGGAGATCGTCCAGCCCGGGGTTGAAGTCCAGGAAGGCCTGCCTGACCTCAGCCGGCGTGGGATCATCTTTCATCCTGACCCAGACAGCCTCTGTGTGTCCGTCCATGACAGGAACACGATGGCAGCTCGCGCTTACAGTGAAATCAGCCGGAACTATCCTCTCCCCATCAAACCTTCCCAGGATCTTCTGGGCCTCTGTCTCAACCTTCTCTTCCTCGCCTGCGATGTATGGTATGATGTTGTCCAGGATCGCCATGGATGGCACTCCCTCGTATCCGGCGCCGCTGACCGCCTGCATCGACGCGACATGAACGCTCTCTATGCCGAACTGCATCAGCGGCTTGAGCGTGAGTGCAAACATGATGGTGGTGCAGTTTGGGTTCGTTGTGATGTAACCCTCCCAGCCCCTCCGCTCCTTCTGGACCTTTATGAGATCTATGTGATCAGGGTTGCATTCCGGTATCAGAAGAGGAACGTCCGGAACCATCCTGTTCGTCGCGGTGTTCGAGGCGACGACGAACCCGGCCTCCGCAAACTCCGCCTCAACTTTCTTCGCTTCATCAGATGGTAGTGCTGAGAATACTATATCAGCATCGACCTCTTTCGGATCGACCCTGACAACGGTCATATCTGCGAACTCATCCGGCAGCTCGCTCTCAAGCCT is a window from the Methanothrix sp. genome containing:
- the asd gene encoding aspartate-semialdehyde dehydrogenase encodes the protein MAKIKAGVLGATGAVGQRFIEGLREHPWFELTSLAASDRSAGKKYREAAKWRLESELPDEFADMTVVRVDPKEVDADIVFSALPSDEAKKVEAEFAEAGFVVASNTATNRMVPDVPLLIPECNPDHIDLIKVQKERRGWEGYITTNPNCTTIMFALTLKPLMQFGIESVHVASMQAVSGAGYEGVPSMAILDNIIPYIAGEEEKVETEAQKILGRFDGERIVPADFTVSASCHRVPVMDGHTEAVWVRMKDDPTPAEVRQAFLDFNPGLDDLPTSPKKAIIVRDEPDRPQPRLDRNAGRGMSVSVGRIRPGIRYICMGHNTIRGAAGASILNAELLHKKGLL
- a CDS encoding AsnC family transcriptional regulator; its protein translation is MDEIDLRILAALQESFPLVERPFMELAESLGIEEDELIRRVSRLKELGLIRRIGPILDLRRLGMIGVLVAMKVSPEDADIVSSVVNEYDEVSHNYLRPNDSGYNLWFTISAPAERVDEIISEIRSRTGRKMLVLPTIKIFKIGVKFDII
- a CDS encoding radical SAM protein, producing MLLVAWESTGACNLNCSYCRASAEPVPSADELSTGEIKGLIREMAPLGAMLIISGGEPLLRPDVFEVARYAADSGVRVSLASNGTLITPEIVDRILLSGISRVSISLDGASAGTNDATRGKGSFDLALKGMRALSGRVEFQINMTVTPVNINELDPLLDLAEREGAAAVHIFFMVPTGRGRDVESISPEMQMSLLERIASEERSIEIRPTCAPQYGRVLLGRRSHGRSAGGCIAGIRFVFISRTGEIFPCGYFPLSAGSIRERSFSEIWSSSPLLNDLRERKLKGRCGSCGYVRTCGGCRARAYALTGDYLGEDPTCAWRGSIG